The stretch of DNA TCGTACATAAGCGTGCTCGCGAGTACGTCGGGCATCACGTTTCGTGGACCGAACGCAACCACGACGAGATAGAAGGCGACCCCGATCGCGTAGTTCAACGAGTACGCCGCCAGGAGCCGCCGAAAGTGGACGGTGTTCGACAGCGCGAAGTACGCGACGCCGGGGAAGATAAGCAGGAAGGCGTAGCCGTAGACGTAGATAGCCGAGAAGTACGCCGTCACCTCCGGCGTCGCAATCGACTGGAAGACGAGGACGAACTCCCCCTCGAGGTCGTAGAACAGCCAGGTTAGCTGGACCCCGATCTCCTCGGAGATCGTCGGCCCCTCCTGTCGCATGACGCGGTTGATCCCGAGAACGACGAGGAGCACGGCGAGCAACGGCCCGCTTTCCCGGAGTCGGGGTCGCCACTCCGTCCGAAGAGTTGCGAGGCGATCACGACCGACGAAGGCGGCCGCAGCGATCGGGAGCAAGATACCGACCACGACGACCACGCGAATCAGGACTTCGACGAGCATGCGATAGATCCCTCGCGATCAGTACTGCCCCACCAGTCGGTCGTCTTCGTCGTACTCGAACCCGGCGTCCGCGAACGTCTCCCGCGCCGACTCGAGATCGAGGTCGCCGTCGTCACCGAGGAACTCGCCGTCGCCGTCCCACGCCAACCGCTCTGGCGTCCACTCCTCGGTGACCGGCGTCGCGATCGGCTCCGCGTCGCCACGGAAGACGGTCTCGGCGAGCCAGGACTTGTCCACCAGTCGTGCGATTGCACGGCGCAACTGGACGTTGTCCTCGCCGAGGGAGTCCCGCCGGGTGTTGAACCCGAGGTAGTAAAACGTCCGAGACGGTGGCTCGAAGTGCGAAACGGCGTCGTCGTCCGGGATTCGTGTCGCTGCGTACGCCTGTATCGGCGAGGCGGTTACGTCGGCGTCGCCGCTTGCAACCCGTTCGACCATCGAGGCGCTGTTCGGGTCGACGTCGAAGTGGATCTCTGCTGCCAACTGATCGGTATCGTCGTCCTCGGTCTCTTCTTCCTCATCGGCTCGCTCTCGGAGCGTGAAGTGTTCCTCGTGGCGCTCGAGCGTGAGCGACTCCCGTTCGGACCGACTTGCCATCCGGTACGGGCCACTCCCGACGGGATCGACGTGGTCGGTGACGAGGTTCCAGCGGCCCTGTGGAGCCGACGCCTGGTCGTCGCTTCGCGCCTCGAGTCGCTCCTGCCAGACGTGTGCCGGCAGAATGGGGACGGTGAGAACCCGCCCCGTGACGGCCGCTCCCGCCTCGGTCGTGATCGACAGGTCGAACTCGCCGTGGACCTCGAGGTCGTCGACCGCCGAAACGCGACCACAGTACCGCGGTGCCGGCGAGGGAAGCGGCGAGTCCGGCGTCGTGTCCGCGAGAAACCGATAGGTGAATGCGACGTCGTCGGCCGTCACCGGCTCTCCGTCGTGGAACCTGGCGTTCTCGCGGAGAGCGAGTCGTACCGTCGTCGACCGTCCGTCCCGTTCGACGTCCCACGAGGACGCGAGCCAGGGCCGGATTTCGCCGTCCTCGTAGACGCCAAGTGAGTCGTACAGCAGGTCGACGATCGTTCCGCGCCGACGCATCGTCACCGACAGCGGGTTGCAGTTCCGCGTCGGCCGCGTATCAGTAAGCAGCGCGTGTACTTGCTCGTCGTCGGTCGGCTCGAGGTCGAGGTAGCCGAGACGAGACGCCAGCTGATGGCCGTCGAGGTCGTCGACGTCGAACCGTTCCGCCCGGACGAGGCGGTGTTCGGCCGGCCGACAGATCGGCTCGAACGGCTTCGTCGCTGTGATCTCCTCGAGCAGCGACGCCACGTACTCCTGGCGCTCGTCGCCGTCCGTCCGGCGCTGGGCCTCGAGCAACCGGTCGACGGTTCCGTTCGCGAACCCGAACGGGTTCTGGCGGCCGGCCTGGGTCGCGAACCGCGAGTGGAGGGCCGCATAGAGGAAGTCGGGATCGGCGCCGACGTCGACGGGATACCGATCGACGAAGAGGTCGGCGTCGTGATCGAGCAGCACCGATTCCAGGAATCCGGCCTGGGACCGGACGTCGAGCGTGACGTCGATGCCGACCGCCTCGAGGTTCGACTCGAGGTGGCGAGCGATCCGGATCGCGCCGCGGTCGTCGTCGGTCGGGACCGTCACGAGGGTCAACGAGAGCTGTCTGCCGGTGTCCTCGACGACGGTATCGACGCGACTCACGCAGCCGCTCGCGGGGAGAAGGGCACCGGCAGCAGCGGCGAGGACGGATCGGCGGCGAAGGGACTCGTCGGAGGGGGCGGGGGTCCAATTCATTCGCTTCTGTCGGACAGTTTCGACGTTGGTATATAACAGTATTGTGTCCGACGTTCGTCTCACCGCCGCTCCCTATCGGGGTTTGGATCGGCGAGTCGTCCGCCAGCGGGCTCGGAGTAAGCGATCCGTACCGACCGGTCGGTCGCGAACACAACATCAATAGGCGAACCGACGAAACGTTTGCCCATGCGCATCGCCGCCGAACGGATCGAACGGCTTCACGACCTCGCGAGAGCGGCGGCGATGGAAGACGATCAGGAGCGCGCACGATACTACGTCCGACTCGCACGCCGAGTTGCCGAACGGAACCGGCTCACCCTCCCCCGGAAGTTCCGCCGGTTCACCTGCGACGACTGCGACGCCTACCTCCGACCGGGACGGAACGCTCGAGTTCGCCTCCAGGACGGCCACGTCGTGATCACTTGCGATTGCGGGTCGCAGGCGCGATATCCGTACGAGGGGGACGACGAACGCGAAACGTAAGCGTCGTTCCGTTCGCGAAGATTCAAACCACTCGACGCCATTACTCGTGGGTATGGACCGACAGGAACTCCAGAAACGAGCGCACGACCTCGACGTCACCGTCTGGGTCGGCAAGAGCGGTATCGAATCCGTCGTCGACGAACTCGACGACCAGCTAACCGATCGAGACCTGGTGAAGGTCAAATTCCTGCGTGCCGCACGCGCCGGGAGTTCGACCGAGGAGAAGGCCGAGGATCTGGCAGACCGTGTGAGTGCGGAACTCGTCGAAACCCGCGGTCACACCGCCGTGCTGCATCGATGATCCCGATCCCTCTCCAAGCGGAGACAGGAGAGGAACTCGGCCCGATCGGGAACGCACTCGAACCTGTCGCGGGCGGCCCACTCGCCGCTAGCCTCGAGGGAGCAGTCCTCTTTCTGATCGCGTTTCTCGTCGTCTCCGCGATCGGGCGGCTCGTCGTCGTCCCGCTCGTTCGACGGGGGCTCGAGACCCGCGAACTCGACGCCCACGCACGGAAACCGCTGTTGAAGCTGACCCGGTTCGGCGTCGTCTTCCTGGCGATTGCAATCGCTTTCGGCTTCGCCGGCTTCGGCAACTTCCTCGTCTCGATGGCCGGCATCGCGGCTGCCGGCGCAGTGGTGGTCGGGCTAGCAATGCAGAGTACGATCGCGAACTTCGTCGCCGGCGTGTTCATCTTCGTCGACGAACCGTTCCGGATCGGCGACTGGATCGAGTGGGACGAGTACTCGGGCGTCGTCGAAGACGTCAGTCTCCGGGTCACGCGCGTCCGGACGTTCGACAACGAACTGCTGACAGTCCCCAACGCACAGCTTACCGACTGCGTCATCAAGAACCCCGTCGACGCCGACAAACTCCGGATGCGGTTCGTCTTCGGCATCGGCTACGACGACGACATCGACCGGGCACGCCAGATCATCGTCGACGAAGCGATGCGCCACCCGGACATCATGGACGACCCCGAACCGTCCGTTCGACTCACCGAACTCGGCGACTCCGACGTCGGCCTCGAGTCGAGATTCTGGATCGCAGACCCCTCACGTAGCGATTTCGTCCGGATCAAAGGCGAGTTCGTCACCGCAGTGAAACGGCGGTTCGACGAGGAAGGGATCGACATCCCCTACCCCGTCCGGACGCTCGAGGGTGCTCTCGGACTCGAGACTGGGCGGAGTGTTCTCGAGTCCGCGGAGTAGTCGGTCTCGGACAAACCGATCGCCCGTCTGTTGAAATTCGTAGAATTGGTCTAAGCGATTTCTGCGGGCAGAAAGGGCTGAAACACGATTAAATACAGCAGACGAGGGCCGAACGACTCGAGAGGTCCATCAGCTACGTTTCTGTGAGATCAACCTTTGCAGAGCCAACCTGAAGATACCGTTCTTCTTGATCGTCCGGGACCTCAAATGCAAATAATGCTTGCTCACTAACGCCAGGTGAAATATCCCAGTCCGTTACTTGCTGATATTCAACGGTATACGTTCGATCCTGGTCATCAACGAGTTGGAAATCTAATTCAGTAGACAGGCCGTGACCAGAATGGGGGACTTCGATTTCCTCATTGGCTTCGTTCGTCATATCTATTCGCAACCTCACAAGTTCAGTATCGGGGCCAGTCCCGTATCGAGTCGTTCCTACGTACAGTCGATCGTCTACTGTAACCTCTGTAACTTCGTATGTGATTTCATCTTCTGTGAAGTTTTCTCCCACGAAGTAAATCTCCTCTTCCTCAGCCGCTGGCTCATCAATTTCTACAGCAGACTCGGTTTCGGGTTCGAGTAGCATTGATCCGGAAAACGCTGCAACAAGCACGATCGCAACTGTTGCCCAACGACTGAACGTAATCCCGGACCCATGCCTCAATATTCCTCGGACAATCGGGAGGGACAGCGCTCCTGCGCTCAGCAGTAAAAGCCCTCCAAGAATACTGTCCGTGAATGCACCGAATCCTGCGAGAAGTAGGAGTAGTCCAATAGGATATGCGACCAGCTTCCCGAGGGTGATATTCCACTGGCTTCGTTCGGATGAGGTCGACCCGATCGAACCGTCTAAGTATTCCGTCTCTACCTCTTCTGAATTCCAAAACCGCCAGTTCCCGTTTGATTTTCGGAACGTCCAGATTTGGTCGACCCGGTTATCTCTAAAATTCGAGTTGTCGTTTTTCCGCGTATCCTGAACGATCCGAACCTGGGCTTCCCCGTCCCCTATCTCCAGAAATTCGTAGTCTTTGACCTCGAACGAGATGTCATAGTCATTGAATAACCGCTTTGCCGTTTTGACGTTTTCGTCTACGTGGCCGGCTTCAGGATGAAACGTTTTCTTGTAGAGTTCTAGATTCTGTTCATTCAGCGCTTTGAACTGTGCTTTTATCACCTTCTTGATCTGACTTTTGTCTCCTGTGTTGTCTCCCTTACCGTTACCTGAAACAGGAGTACCACAACTGCTACAGTATTTCGAATCAGATGATAACTCGTTACCACACGCAGAACAATACCCTCCCATACTATACAATCAGATCCACAATAAAAATACATATTGGCTAATACGGTATTCCAAAATCCGCATTGGACTCATCGAGAGCCCTTCACAGATCGACGTCCGTGAAACTATCGCTCACTAGAGTTGCGATTTCCCGTCATTCTCCGCCGTACTCTTCGTCGAGGTATGGATCGTGTCTTCGCCCACAGGTCTCACATTCGTAGACCTGTATCCGCCATCCCGGTGTCGTGTAATGCGCGGAGTACGTCTCACGTGTTCCACAACGAGGGCAGACAGTAGGCGGGGATAACTCCATCATTGCAGGCGACCGAGCGAATCACATTGACATCCTCCTCCGCGTGAACGCGGAGGAATCCCGAGCGGATGGAAATCAAAGATTTTCGGGCATCGCGGAATCTTCGATTCCGCTCAGCGGTGGGAGTTTCAGGTTCGCAACCACGGACGCCGCCACTTTACGGGAGTTCGCATCTAACCCAGTCATCGTGGTCGGTGGCTGTCTAGCCGTGCCAAGCGGCTGTTACTCCTACCCTCGACGTCGTTGACTCTCATCTGTTGTTTTTGCCACCAGGGAGTCGCTGACGTTTCGACGGACTTGGAGTTGTCGTCGGGCTTACTCGACCGACGGACACACGACGAACCCTTCGAGGATTCGTGTTCACCGCGTCGGCGTTTCGGATACTGTCTCATTGGGGTGGCGGCATGGCCGCCTCCGAAGGTCGTTCGGAATCCGCTCCGTTCCGACCTGACCTTACTGCTGTATAGCAGTTCTTAGCACTTGGAAGTGTGTATTGGAAACCTAGCTATGCAATTATTGGTGGAATGTATTACTAAGTGACGGCACGTATCCACGCCGTGAACGAAGTGGTATTGCGCCTGTTCAGCGTATAACTCCGTTCCCTGTACTGAGCAATCGCTCCTCCTACTCCTCTTCCTCGTCGCCCTTCTACCCGTTCTCTATTCCTGCTCTCTAAGCAGTGCAACTCGAGAGAGTGATCGCCGCTCGAGCCCCCATTAGGACCGAAATCACGTAACTCGTTTTCGTCACGATCACAGATGGATCGCGGGCTACCGGAATCCGTCAGTCGGCACCGAGGTCGGTCACTGTCGCGTTCTCCGGTGGCTCGAACGCGAACGTTTCGTCGTCGACGTCACCGTTGAACGTGACATTCTCGAACCGTTCGGTCATGACGTAGCGTTCGTTCTCCTCGTCCGCTTCCACGACGAGTTGCTCTTTCAGCGGGAACTCGTACTCCGCGTCGATCCAGAGGCGCTGTTCGTGAACGACGAGCTCCTCGCCCGGATCGACCGTCTCGAGAGCGTAGACGAATTCGGTGTCGCCGACGAGGACGGAGAGTCCCTCCGTGACCGTTTCGTTTTTCGCTTCGACGGCGAGCACGTGGGCGTCGCGGTCGGCAACCGTCTCGGTGCCCTCGTACTCGAGGTCGTAGAGGTCCTGCTGGTAGTCGGCCTGTTCAGCGCGGTCCGACCGGACCGCGTCGTCGTCGAACGGCTCCTCGGGCGCGAAGTAGCTCGCGGCGTTCGCGTCGGGATCGTACCACCACGTCGTCGAGGCGTTCGAGACGTAGACGTCGCCGACGCGGTCGGGTTCGGACGACTCGAGGACCTCGCTGCGGTAGTCGACGTACGGCCGTTCGTAGACTGCGACGCGTTCGGTTCGCGTCTCGGCGTCGCTCCCGTTCCCGATCACGATTTCGGTCGTCCGTTCGCCGTGGACGCTCTCTAGCTCGTCGGCGTGGACGAACGCGCCCTCGAACACGTCGGCCGGGTCCTCCTCGAGGGTCGACGGGTTCGAGTCGCCGGCTGGCAGGGAACAGCCAGCGAGGAGGGTGATAATAACGAGAATACTGAGTAACGGAGCGACTCGACGGTACGCCATCGTCGTCACTGTATGGGGGAACCATCCTAAGCCTTACCAACGAATCTTGGATCAGTTGGCTGTCCTGTGACGAGAGGTATGCGACTCGACCGTCGAACGCTACGGCGGAAAGATCCGGGTCGGCTCTGCACCCGGCGAAGGGACGACGGTCTCGTTTACCCTGCCGGCCACGGACGAGACGTCGTAATCGCTCTCAGCCCCATCTACGGAGCGCCCGATACGCGGCGTAGACGCCGGCCACGGCCGTTCCTCGAGCGGTTCGTCGAGTTCGTCGAAGACCGACTCGAGACGGTCGCGTTGCTCGATCGTCTTCTCGCGGTGGTTCTCGAGGCCCCGTTTCAGGGCGTCGTTGTGGACGGTCTCGAGTTGTGCCTCGAGAACCTCGTCGTGGCGTCGCTCCACGTAGTACAGTTCCTGGGGGTGGTAGACGAAGGTGTCGTGGCGATCGGTGACTGGCCGTGTCACAGTCAGGAGACGTCCACGTTCGCCGCGACGTCGCAAAAACGCCAGTTCGTCGAAAGCGAACCGTCAGCGCGGCGTGACCGTCTCGGGGACATCCGAGAGGTGTGACTGCCCAGTCTACGCTACGTGCCACTTCGCGTCGTCGACACCAGATAGATCCCGGCGGCCATCACTGCGCCGCCGACGACGAACCGCGATCCCGGCGACTCGCCGAGCAGCGTCGCTCCGAAGAACGCCCCGACGACGGGCTGGGCGAAGAAAAACGCCGAGACGACGCTTGCGTCGACGTACTCCATCCCCTTGTACCAGAGGTACCACGCCGCGGCGGTCCCGAACAGCCCCAGATAGAGGACCGCAACGATCAGTTCCGGCGTCGGCTCGATCGCCCACAACGACGTTCCCGTCGCCGCGACCTCGAGCGGCACGAGCGCGCCGAGCACTGGAACCGCGACGGCACACGAGTAAGTCGCCGTCTCGAGTGCGGAGTAGCGCTCGATCAGCGGCTTCCCGAAGACGGTGTATGCCGCCCAGGTCGCGCTCGCGACCAGCAGCATGCCGATCCCGGCGGTTGCCGAACCGGTCACGTCCGAGAGATCGTACTGGCCGGTCAGCACGACGACGGTTCCGAGGGTCGCGACCGCGATTCCGACGACGAGACGGCCGGACAGCCGTTCGCCGAGGACGGTGACGCCGAGCAGGATCGTGAACACGGGCGTCAAGACGGTCACGAGCGATCCCTGGCTGGCGGTGGTCAGCGCCGTCCCGAGAAACTGCGTCGCGAGCGAGCCAGCGACGACCACGCCGAGCGCAGTGAACCCGAGCAGATCTCGCCGGGAGAACTGCCGAGGCGGTGCTGTTACGTGAACGATGGCGAGCAACGCGGCCGAACCGACCGCGACGCGGAGGAAGGCGAGCGTCATCGGCGGTACAGCGTCGAACCCCCACTTGCTCACGACGTAGAGGCCACCCCAGAGCGCGGCGGCCGCAAGCGGTGCCAGCGCGAACAGATACGTCGAGATACCCGACTCCACGGCGTTCGGCGACAGTGAGACGGATCGCATTCGACTCGAGATACACATCGAGGGAGGATGGACGCTCTCGTTAGGATGTTAACGATGCGTCTGGTTCACACGATCGACGCGGATGCTACGTCGGCTCACGTCGCAGTACCGATTCGACCGCCGACACCGTCGGCTCGAGGAGTTTCCCTTCGGCCCGTCGCAGTGTCTTCGAGACGGCTGCGTCCGAAACCTCGAGCGCGTCCGCGAGGTCGCCGAGCGTCGCGGATCGCGGCACGTCGTAGTAGCCGGTGTCGATGGCTAGCCGAAGCGTCTCGCGTTCGGTCGCCGTAAGTTCGCGGGATCGTTCGAGGACGGTCGATCCGATCGCATCCGCGTGGACGTCCTCGAGGACGGTTTCGGGGTCGAGGACGCGTCGATTACGGAGTTCGACGTCGTCGTCGCGACGCTCGAGGATAGCGAGCGCTGCTTCGGCAGCCGCGTCGCTGTCGAATCCGACCTGCCACCGTTCGCTTCCGTCGACGTTCTCGAACGGCCCCGTGAGGTAGCCGTCGTGGTCGACGATCGTTCTCATGACGTCGGTCGTCCCCATCGTGAGTCGTGCACGGCCCGTCCGACCGTGCTTTGCGAGTAACTCGAACTCGATGGTCTCCTCGTGACTTCGGACGACGTCCAGGCCGCACTCGAGTGCCGATCCGTCGGCGGCGTCGGCGAGGATCCGCAACTCGAGGTCGCCGCGGTCGTGGTCGTAGTGCCAGTGTGGGGTCACGAAGGCCACGTCGTACTCGTCGCTGGCTTCGGTCAGCGGGCAGTCACACTGTCGGACCGACAGGGCGAGCGAGATCATATCATCGGCTCAGTGCGAACGACTAATCCAGTTTCGGTCGGCCTCGAGTGATCGTCGGAAGAAAACAGGGCCGTCGCTCGAGGATCGGGTATCGAAATGAAGTATGAGTGTGGATTCCGCGGTTGCCCGGCGTTCCGACCGGGGGAATCCCGGTTGCCTTCTCCACCCCGCGACCCGTCGAGCGACAGGTGTCCGGCGGTCCACTGCTCGCTTCCGCGCCTGATGGGCTGTCGCCGGTTAACCACGATGGGGCGTCCCTGCGGACGGCCACCGTGGACCGCTGTCCCCGACGGACGAGGCTTCTATGTTGGCTCCCGAGGCCCCGGTCGGTCTGACCGGACGCCCGCGGCATTCGGTCCCCGCTAATGACCATAGCGCGGGTTGTGAGCAGGGCCAAACTGCCCGACCTATCCATCCCCTCGTAGGTGGTCGGAACTTAAGGGCCTTTCGCCTCCACGATCGCACGAGGGCGGCTACCTAACAGTCCTGATTGGTCGTTTCGCCGGTCCGTTCGACGTCCCCGTCCGGATCGACGAGCAGCGAGTCGTTCGAGGAATTGCAGTCTATCAGCCGGGTCGGGACCGAACGCGACCACTCGTGGTTTTCGCCCCACTCGAGTCGAACCGTGTTCGCGACGGGGTCGCGCAAGACGAGTGCAACGTACGACGTCCGGGAGAGGCCGACTGTCTCCGAGGAGACGGCTTTCCTGCCGTCGGAAACGGTTACAGTCGTCTCGATCGGATCGTCGGAATCTGCCATCGCCACGACCCAGTGTGAATCGTCGGTCTCACCGATCCGGAGTATCGCTTCGGGAGTCGCCTCGTAGATGTCGATTCCGAACTCGTGCTCGAGCAGGAACAGTGGCGGGTTCGCGTCGGATTCGTCGAGCGTCGTCGCCGTTGCGTCGCCGGTCGCGTCGCCGATGGCGGAGCCCGGTCCGGACACGTCCTCGAGACAGCCTGCGACATACGCGAGTACGGTCGACCCGGCGAGGAATCGACGACGGTTTATAACTCCTGTTTCGCGCCCGCTGGCAAGTGCTTTCTCCCGACGGTCACTCGAAGTCCCCGTGATCTGCCTCGCCCGACTCCCCACGCTCTTTCGCCGATAGCGGGACGGCCAGCACGAGCAACGCGAGGTAGTACACCGCGACGGCGGCGAAGACGAAGGTGCCGTGGATCCCCGGCAGCGACGCGCTCTCGAGCAGCGGTTCGCCCGGATCGAACGCCCAGAGGTGAAAGAGCCAGCCGACGAGCATCGCGGACATCAAGGGTAGGTAGACCCGGCGCAGTCGGTGGCTGAACGCCCCGCGATAGCTGATCTTCGTCGTCGGCTCGCGGTAGTCTCGGCTGAGCTCCCGTCGCCAGTCGTCGTGTTCGACGCCCTCGGACGGATCGAGCGCGTTCGCAAAGAGGTTCTCCTGAAGGACCCGGACGCGAGAGCGCCAGATATCGTAGTCCCGGAACCGTCGAGCCTCGATGAACAGGAAGACGGTGCCCATCATGAGCCCCGCGAGGATCACGGCGTGGGAGACCTCACCCGAGAACGCGTAGGCAACGATCGCCGACATCACGGTCACCGCCCAGTTGGTCGTGGTGTCGAGCCGGTTGCGCCACTCGACGGTCCGTTCCATCTCGCCGCGATAGAGGTGGGCCGCAACGGAGCCGAGGCCGGTGCTCTGGTCGACCATCTCGCGACCGATCTCGGCCTGCTCCGAACTCTCGGGATCGAAATCCGAGTCTCCC from Natronobacterium texcoconense encodes:
- a CDS encoding phosphatase PAP2 family protein codes for the protein MLVEVLIRVVVVVGILLPIAAAAFVGRDRLATLRTEWRPRLRESGPLLAVLLVVLGINRVMRQEGPTISEEIGVQLTWLFYDLEGEFVLVFQSIATPEVTAYFSAIYVYGYAFLLIFPGVAYFALSNTVHFRRLLAAYSLNYAIGVAFYLVVVAFGPRNVMPDVLASTLMYDTSPEYQHLTGQVNHSTNVFPSLHTSLAATVALFAYWTREQYPRWFPVALVLAVSVGISTMYLGFHWVIDVIAGILLAVVCVALSSVLVDRGSGST
- a CDS encoding ABC transporter substrate-binding protein, translating into MNWTPAPSDESLRRRSVLAAAAGALLPASGCVSRVDTVVEDTGRQLSLTLVTVPTDDDRGAIRIARHLESNLEAVGIDVTLDVRSQAGFLESVLLDHDADLFVDRYPVDVGADPDFLYAALHSRFATQAGRQNPFGFANGTVDRLLEAQRRTDGDERQEYVASLLEEITATKPFEPICRPAEHRLVRAERFDVDDLDGHQLASRLGYLDLEPTDDEQVHALLTDTRPTRNCNPLSVTMRRRGTIVDLLYDSLGVYEDGEIRPWLASSWDVERDGRSTTVRLALRENARFHDGEPVTADDVAFTYRFLADTTPDSPLPSPAPRYCGRVSAVDDLEVHGEFDLSITTEAGAAVTGRVLTVPILPAHVWQERLEARSDDQASAPQGRWNLVTDHVDPVGSGPYRMASRSERESLTLERHEEHFTLRERADEEEETEDDDTDQLAAEIHFDVDPNSASMVERVASGDADVTASPIQAYAATRIPDDDAVSHFEPPSRTFYYLGFNTRRDSLGEDNVQLRRAIARLVDKSWLAETVFRGDAEPIATPVTEEWTPERLAWDGDGEFLGDDGDLDLESARETFADAGFEYDEDDRLVGQY
- a CDS encoding ribonuclease P protein component 4, whose amino-acid sequence is MRIAAERIERLHDLARAAAMEDDQERARYYVRLARRVAERNRLTLPRKFRRFTCDDCDAYLRPGRNARVRLQDGHVVITCDCGSQARYPYEGDDERET
- a CDS encoding YhbY family RNA-binding protein; its protein translation is MDRQELQKRAHDLDVTVWVGKSGIESVVDELDDQLTDRDLVKVKFLRAARAGSSTEEKAEDLADRVSAELVETRGHTAVLHR
- a CDS encoding mechanosensitive ion channel family protein, whose protein sequence is MIPIPLQAETGEELGPIGNALEPVAGGPLAASLEGAVLFLIAFLVVSAIGRLVVVPLVRRGLETRELDAHARKPLLKLTRFGVVFLAIAIAFGFAGFGNFLVSMAGIAAAGAVVVGLAMQSTIANFVAGVFIFVDEPFRIGDWIEWDEYSGVVEDVSLRVTRVRTFDNELLTVPNAQLTDCVIKNPVDADKLRMRFVFGIGYDDDIDRARQIIVDEAMRHPDIMDDPEPSVRLTELGDSDVGLESRFWIADPSRSDFVRIKGEFVTAVKRRFDEEGIDIPYPVRTLEGALGLETGRSVLESAE
- a CDS encoding zinc-ribbon domain-containing protein, which encodes MGGYCSACGNELSSDSKYCSSCGTPVSGNGKGDNTGDKSQIKKVIKAQFKALNEQNLELYKKTFHPEAGHVDENVKTAKRLFNDYDISFEVKDYEFLEIGDGEAQVRIVQDTRKNDNSNFRDNRVDQIWTFRKSNGNWRFWNSEEVETEYLDGSIGSTSSERSQWNITLGKLVAYPIGLLLLLAGFGAFTDSILGGLLLLSAGALSLPIVRGILRHGSGITFSRWATVAIVLVAAFSGSMLLEPETESAVEIDEPAAEEEEIYFVGENFTEDEITYEVTEVTVDDRLYVGTTRYGTGPDTELVRLRIDMTNEANEEIEVPHSGHGLSTELDFQLVDDQDRTYTVEYQQVTDWDISPGVSEQALFAFEVPDDQEERYLQVGSAKVDLTET
- a CDS encoding LolA family protein, giving the protein MAYRRVAPLLSILVIITLLAGCSLPAGDSNPSTLEEDPADVFEGAFVHADELESVHGERTTEIVIGNGSDAETRTERVAVYERPYVDYRSEVLESSEPDRVGDVYVSNASTTWWYDPDANAASYFAPEEPFDDDAVRSDRAEQADYQQDLYDLEYEGTETVADRDAHVLAVEAKNETVTEGLSVLVGDTEFVYALETVDPGEELVVHEQRLWIDAEYEFPLKEQLVVEADEENERYVMTERFENVTFNGDVDDETFAFEPPENATVTDLGAD
- a CDS encoding DMT family transporter yields the protein MRSVSLSPNAVESGISTYLFALAPLAAAALWGGLYVVSKWGFDAVPPMTLAFLRVAVGSAALLAIVHVTAPPRQFSRRDLLGFTALGVVVAGSLATQFLGTALTTASQGSLVTVLTPVFTILLGVTVLGERLSGRLVVGIAVATLGTVVVLTGQYDLSDVTGSATAGIGMLLVASATWAAYTVFGKPLIERYSALETATYSCAVAVPVLGALVPLEVAATGTSLWAIEPTPELIVAVLYLGLFGTAAAWYLWYKGMEYVDASVVSAFFFAQPVVGAFFGATLLGESPGSRFVVGGAVMAAGIYLVSTTRSGT
- a CDS encoding helix-turn-helix domain-containing protein, whose product is MISLALSVRQCDCPLTEASDEYDVAFVTPHWHYDHDRGDLELRILADAADGSALECGLDVVRSHEETIEFELLAKHGRTGRARLTMGTTDVMRTIVDHDGYLTGPFENVDGSERWQVGFDSDAAAEAALAILERRDDDVELRNRRVLDPETVLEDVHADAIGSTVLERSRELTATERETLRLAIDTGYYDVPRSATLGDLADALEVSDAAVSKTLRRAEGKLLEPTVSAVESVLRREPT
- a CDS encoding DUF2270 domain-containing protein, coding for MAGDSDFDPESSEQAEIGREMVDQSTGLGSVAAHLYRGEMERTVEWRNRLDTTTNWAVTVMSAIVAYAFSGEVSHAVILAGLMMGTVFLFIEARRFRDYDIWRSRVRVLQENLFANALDPSEGVEHDDWRRELSRDYREPTTKISYRGAFSHRLRRVYLPLMSAMLVGWLFHLWAFDPGEPLLESASLPGIHGTFVFAAVAVYYLALLVLAVPLSAKERGESGEADHGDFE